The DNA sequence GGCTCGAAACCCCTGACGATGGAGTCCGTCGCCGCGGTGGAGGCCGCCTGCGCGGCGGCCGAGTCGAACAAGACCACCACCATGCTCGCGGTGCACGTGACCGGCACGCCCGGCAAGGACTGGACACACGGTCTGGACGTGGCAGTGGTCAGCAAGTGGGAGCGGTCACTGCGCCGGCTCGAGCGGCTCAGCGTGATGACTGTCGCGGTCGCCTCCGGCGACTGCGGGGGCCTCGCCCTGGACGCCATGTTGGCGACCGACTACCGCATCGCCACGCCTGACATCCGGCTGTCCCTGTTCGTCGACGGGGAAGCCACCTGGCCCGGCATGGCGATCTTTCGACTCGCACAGCAGTCCGGCGGGACCCGGCTGCGCCGGGCGATCCTGTTCGGCGCCCACCTGGACGGGTCCGAGAGCGTCGACCTGGGCATCGTCGACGAGTTGACCAACCATCCGGCGATGGCCCTGACCGCCACCGCCGAGATGGTGAGCGGTCTCTCCGGCAGGGAGCTGGCCATCCGGCGGCAACTCATGTTCGACGCCCCGACCACCAGCTTCGAGGATGCCCTCGGCCGCCACCTCGCGGCCTGCGACAGAGCCCTGCGGCGGTCGACCGCCACCGAGGCCGCGACAGGGGATCCGCAGCCCGCGGAACGGGAGGGGTCCGGGTGAGCCGGGCCGTGGAGAGATAGGTCCTGCGCAAGCCGTGCGCGTCCGTCGTACCCGAAACGGGGCAGCGTTCCATCGTGCGGACCGAGCCGATGCCCGAACGCGCCCACTCCCACGATGAGAGGGAATTGTGGATCGAAAGATCACGAAGGGCCTCGCCCTCTTCGTCGCCGCGGCGACGGTGGCGGTCGTGCCCGCGGTGAACGGCGCCTCGGCGGCGTCCGGAGCGGGCCCGGCCGCGACCGCCGGGATCACCTGGAAGCCGTGCGGGACGCCCGATCCGCACGGGGTCGACGCTGAGTGCGGCCTGCTCGACGTGCCGCTGGACTACCGCAGGCCGAACGGCAGAAAGATCCAGATCGCCGTCTCGCGGATCAGGGCGACGGTGGCCGCCGAGGACTACCAGGGCGTCATCATCTCCCTGCCGGGCGGACCCGGCAACTCCGGGCTGTGCACCTCGGCGGCGGTGTGCGTCCCCGCCGCCGTCCGGGGCGCGTACGACTGGATCGGCTTCGACCCGCGTGGCGTCGGCTCCAGTGTGCCCGCGTTGTCCTGCGACAGCGACTACCTCGACGGGCCGCGCCCGGAGTACGTCCCCGGGAGCCGGAACATCGAGCGCACCTGGCTGCGCCGGTCGAAGGAGTACGCCGACGCCTGCCGTGCGGCCGGCGGCGACTTGCTGGACCACATGACGACGCTCGACACGGTCCGGGACGTGGAGTCGATCCGCAAGGCGCTCGGCGTCGGCCGGGTCAACCTGTACGGCATCTCCTACGGCACCTACATCGGTCAGGTGTACGGCACGGTGTACCCGGAGACGGTGCGCCGCATGGTGCTCGACAGCAACATCGACCCGCGCAAGGTCTGGTACCAGGCCGCCCTGGACCAGGACGTGAACTTCGAACGCAGCCTGCGCATGTGGTTCGCGTGGGTGGCGAAGTACGACGGCGTCTACCACCTCGGCAAGACCGCCGACCAGGTCAGACAGCGCTGGTACGCGACGCAGGGCAGGCTGCGCACGGCACCGGCCGGCGGCGTCGTCGGCCCGGCCGAGTTCACCGACATCTTCGTCTACGCCGGCTACTTCCAGGCGATCTGGCCGACCCTGGCCGAGTTGTTCGTCAGCGCCGTCGACGACCCCGACGCCGAGCTGATGGTCGCGGCGTACGAGAGCTCCTTCCGCCCGGCCGACGACAACGTCTTCGCGGTCTTCAACGCGGTGCAGTGCACCGACACCCGGTGGCCGCGGAGCTGGCCCACCTGGCGGCGTGACAACTGGCGTACGTTCCGTGGCGCGCCGTTCGCCACCTGGTACAACGCCTGGAACAACGCGCCGTGTCTGTTCTGGCCGGGCAAGGTCTCCCAGCCGGTCCAGGTCGACGGCTCGAAGGTCAGCAGCGTGCTGTTCGTCGGCGGCACGCTGGACGCGGCCACGCCGTTCGAGGGCAGCCTGGAGGCGCGGCGCCGCTTCCCGAACGGCGCGCTGCTGGCGGAGGTCGGCCAGACCACCCACGTCCTCTCGTTCAGCGGCAACCCGTGCGTCACCGGCGTCATCGCCGACT is a window from the Micromonospora sp. DSM 45708 genome containing:
- a CDS encoding alpha/beta hydrolase yields the protein MDRKITKGLALFVAAATVAVVPAVNGASAASGAGPAATAGITWKPCGTPDPHGVDAECGLLDVPLDYRRPNGRKIQIAVSRIRATVAAEDYQGVIISLPGGPGNSGLCTSAAVCVPAAVRGAYDWIGFDPRGVGSSVPALSCDSDYLDGPRPEYVPGSRNIERTWLRRSKEYADACRAAGGDLLDHMTTLDTVRDVESIRKALGVGRVNLYGISYGTYIGQVYGTVYPETVRRMVLDSNIDPRKVWYQAALDQDVNFERSLRMWFAWVAKYDGVYHLGKTADQVRQRWYATQGRLRTAPAGGVVGPAEFTDIFVYAGYFQAIWPTLAELFVSAVDDPDAELMVAAYESSFRPADDNVFAVFNAVQCTDTRWPRSWPTWRRDNWRTFRGAPFATWYNAWNNAPCLFWPGKVSQPVQVDGSKVSSVLFVGGTLDAATPFEGSLEARRRFPNGALLAEVGQTTHVLSFSGNPCVTGVIADYLATGRLPARKPGNRPDATCDTLPPPDPTAASPRIDSGAVRVPGYAVRR
- the dpgB gene encoding enoyl-CoA-hydratase DpgB gives rise to the protein MESVAAVEAACAAAESNKTTTMLAVHVTGTPGKDWTHGLDVAVVSKWERSLRRLERLSVMTVAVASGDCGGLALDAMLATDYRIATPDIRLSLFVDGEATWPGMAIFRLAQQSGGTRLRRAILFGAHLDGSESVDLGIVDELTNHPAMALTATAEMVSGLSGRELAIRRQLMFDAPTTSFEDALGRHLAACDRALRRSTATEAATGDPQPAEREGSG